A single region of the Selenomonas sp. oral taxon 920 genome encodes:
- a CDS encoding CinA family protein: protein MGRELCEAGMTIACAESCTGGLLTSTLTDVPGSSAYVVGSVISYANHVKSRILHVPEHVLTVCGAVSEETARVMAESIRQLMQTDIGVGITGIAGPDGGSADKPVGLVYIAVADRGHTTVKKNIFSGTRMQNKQAAVGQALDMIRDVIRGST from the coding sequence ATGGGTAGAGAACTGTGTGAAGCAGGGATGACCATTGCCTGTGCAGAATCTTGTACAGGTGGACTTCTCACGAGCACGCTGACGGACGTTCCTGGCAGCTCCGCCTATGTCGTGGGCAGCGTTATATCCTATGCCAATCATGTGAAGTCGCGTATCCTGCATGTTCCGGAGCATGTTCTCACTGTATGCGGTGCCGTTTCAGAGGAGACTGCACGTGTGATGGCAGAGAGTATACGGCAGCTTATGCAGACGGACATCGGCGTGGGGATTACAGGAATTGCGGGACCCGATGGCGGCTCCGCGGACAAACCGGTCGGCCTGGTCTATATTGCTGTAGCTGATCGGGGACATACAACGGTCAAAAAAAATATTTTTTCTGGAACGCGGATGCAGAATAAGCAGGCGGCTGTTGGTCAAGCGCTTGATATGATACGTGATGTGATCCGGGGCTCTACATGA